Within the Gloeobacter kilaueensis JS1 genome, the region AAACCCCTCCCTCCCAAGTCGGAGCCACGCCCGCACATCGTTCGCACCGATGTCCCCCAGAAGGCAAAAGCCTCCCGTCCCATCCTGAGTACGAAGGCAACCACTCCGAGCGAATCAACCCTCTCCGAAAAAGCCCTGGCCGGTTCACGGGGCACCGGTTTCGGCAGAGAGGTCGGCAACGACAACGGCAGCGCCAGTCCAATCGGAGTGGATGACGGTACCGGCAGCGTTACTCCGGTAGAAGCGCCTCCAGCGCCGCCGCCGTTAGTGAATGCGAGGCCCAAAGGAGCGGTGCAGCCGGACTATCCCGAGATCGCCCTGCAAAACAACTGGGAAGGCAAGGTGATCGTCAAGGCATACATCAACGCCGACGGCAGCGTAGGCGAGGTGCGGGTGGCCCGCTCCTCCGGTCATGACGAACTCGATGAGGCGGCACTCGAAGCGGTGAGGCGGACGCGCTTCGAGCCCGCCCACCGGAGCGAGGAGGCCGTCGCTACCTGGGTGCGGGTGCCCATTACCTTTTCGCTCGATTGAGTATGGGAAGGTCTAATCCCCTTCCCTCCAAGGAAGACAAGCCTGCAACTGACTTCACTTAGCCCCTCTGCAGCCCAGTTACAGTGAACCCCCCCTCGTATATTGCTATTGGTTCCAAGGTAGCGGTGAGGACTGTGCCCCCCCTTGCGGCTTTGACCGCGTGGAAGAGATTGTCCCCCGCTATCAAGGACCGGCAAAGCTGAACCGTATCGAGTGGCACTGACCACGTATCACGAGGCTAGACTTTTGCCGTCCTGCGGAACTTGCCTACCTCCTCTGAAGCTTCAACTGGAGACACTCATGCAGCGAGACGGTTCACAAAACGACTATCAGCTATTTGTCGGTATTGATGTGGCGGCACTCACTGTCACTGCCGCCTGGCTGCTCACCCACGCAAAGCCTACCGCTGCCATCACACTGCCCCAAACCCCCGAAGGACACTGCCAATTGGCCGAACGCTTACTCGCCGTCTGTCCCACCGCCGCTGAGGTGTTAGTGGTCATCGAAGCCACAGGCTCCTACTGGATGCGACTGGCCACATTTCTGGCGCTCAAAGGTTTTGCCGTCAGTGTGGTCAACCCCGCTCAGTCTCATTACTTTGCCAGGGCACTGCTCAAGCGTTCCAAAAGCGATGCGCTTGATGCCCAGACGCTTGCCCAACTCGCTGCCGCCCTGCAACCTGGTCTTTGGCAGCCGCCGCCTGAGATTTATTACCAACTCCAACAGCGCCTGCAGCATCGCGATGCCTTGCTGCAGCAACGCCAACAACTGCACAACCAGTTGCACGCTCTGCGGCAATTTCCGTTGGTGGTGGCGGCGGTACAAGCGAGTCTGGAGCAGTTGAGCCACACCTTCGATGAGCAGATTGCGCAGATGGAAGCTCAGCTAGAAGCGCTGCTCGCCCAAGACTCGCTTTGGCATCAAGCTGCAACCAAGCTGCGCACTATCAAAGGCATTGGGTCTGTCACCGCTGGGTGGGTGTTGGTGAGTACCCTCAACTTCGGCTGCTGTGCAACGGTGGAAGCGGCGGTGGCCTACGCGGGTCTCGCTCCCCGCTCCCACCGTAGCGGCACCAGCCTTCATAGACCAGAGCGCATCGGCCATGCAGGCAATGCCCGCTTACGCACGGCGCTGTATATGGCGAGCTTGAGTGCGATCCGCTGCAATCAGCAGATTAAAAGCTTTTACCAGCGGCTACGAGCAGCCGGTAAACCGGCAAAGGTAGCGCTTTGCGCTGCGGCTCGCAAACTCTTACACATTGCCTGGGCGGTTGTGAAAACAGACACGCCTTTCGATGCAGAGCACGGCAGGTTGGTTTGCTTGCAGTAGGGCGGAGGAAGAGAAGAAAGGAGGAGGCTGCTTGACTCTCAATACCGTATCTCTTCTCCTCTGCCCGGCGGGGCAGGGGAGGAGAGCGGGGGGCAGGGGGGGTGTGGAGGGGTGGGGAAAAAGCTCCTTAAACTCCCAACTATTTACAGTTACAGATCAACTTCACACTCAAAACTGCCCAAGTATTGAATGCATGGGTATCAACTGTGCTGCGCATTGGGACAATAAGCCAAAGGTCTTTTCACCCCTCCCCTGCAGTGGGAGGAGAGGCCAGATCGGGCTCAAATGGGGCAGGCTGGTGAAGGTTCAATGCGTCTCCCAGGTTTTTATGGCAGAAATTTACGTCTCAACCGATATCGAAGCAGATGGTCCGATTCCTGGACCACACTCGATGCTCAGCTTCGCCAGCGCCGCTTACCAGGCGGACAAGACCCTCGTCGATACCTTCAGCGCCAATCTCGAACTGCTCGAAGGAGCAAGCGGCCATCCCAAGACGATGGCCTGGTGGCAGACCCAACCGGTAGCCTGGGAAGCCTGCCGCAGCGATCTCCAGCCCCCCGAGCAGGCGATGCGCGCCTACAGCGATTGGCTGAAGGCACTGCCGGGCAAACCCGTCTTCGTCGCCTATCCGGCAGGTTTCGACTTTACGTTTATCTCCTGGTACCTGTACCGCTTTACGGGCGACAATCCCTTCTCCTTTGCGGCGCTCGACATCAAGAGCTTCGCGATGGCGATGCTCAAGACCGATTTTCGCTCAACGGTCAAAAACAAGATGCCGGGCCGTTGGTTCGATCCGCTGCCTCACACCCACATTGCCCTTGAGGACGCGATCGAGCAGGGAGCCCTCTTCTGCAACATGCTGAGCGAAAATCGCGCTGCCGCTGGCTACCCGCCGGTGGGCTGAGCCCGGTCGGTCACAATTCGCACCAGCCCCGCCTGCCCACTGCCGTCGTCCAGGATAAGAAGTGCCACCTGCCTGTCGTATCCGCCGTCCACCCGCTCGGCCAGGAACACGCGATTAGCCAGCTGAGCGTTCAGCGAAGCGCTCACCCGGTACAAACTCGCTGGCTGTTCAGAAAATGTCGTTACCGGGCTTTTGTCCAGCCATTCAAAAATGGGCGGATTGTGGCAGCCTCCCAGGTGCTCGTGACACTCGATCAGCGTTTGCACCCACCAGTAAAGTTCGAGATCGCCCGCGCATCTGCGCGCTAATCGCCGTCGGCGCTGTTCAGCAGGCCATTTGCGAGCGATCTCAAATAACTCCCCGATCTGTCGCAAGCGCTCAGGAGTCATCCTGTGAGCCTCCTCGCCCCAGTACCCATAGTTGGCACAGGCTGAACATATGCAGAGGCTGGATAGGCTCCGTCTTAAAAGCGAGGAGCCAGGAGGTAGCGGTAAATATCTAAAAAGCGGGTAGCGGGAATCGAACCCGCAACTAAAGCTTGGGAAGCTTTCGTTTTGCCACTAAACTATACCCGCCTGTGGGTAGACAACATCATAGCCCGACCGGCCATCGCCGCCAAGGGTGCCCTGTCGGACAGGTGCAACTGCTTCTGGAGGATTGTCCCACTTGGGCTTTCTGGTATGATCCGTTTTGGACAAAATCGCAGTGCGAAACACCGGTTTTTGAGAGCCGATGGTTCGTGTTGCAGTTGTATAGTTTAGAGGTGTTGAGTCCGATGAGACAGTTTGCGATTGTTCTGGCGCTGGCGGGATTGCTGATTGGCTGCTCCAGTCCAACTACCGAATCCAGTTCCTCTTCTTCGACAACAACGACGACGACCACCGAGTCGGCACCGGCTGCCAGCACGTCCACAACCACGACTACGACTACCACGGAGAGCACACCTAAATGAAAAAATACCTGATCGTCCTCGCCCTGGGAGCTTTGCTGGCCGCCTGCTCCAGCCCCTCCAGCACGACGAGCGAATCGACCACTACCAGCACCACAAGTACTCCCACCAGCTCCACGTCAACTACCACCACCACCACCAGCACCCCGAAGTAATTCTCTTGCGGATGCTGTTGCGATCAGGCAGTTGCGCCCACAGAGCAGCGCAACTGCTGCTATATCTGTCTGCTTCTAGCGAAGTTTTATACAAAAGTTGTGGTTACGGCGGGTAAGCCCGAAAACGGCAGACCCGCTGAAAGGTGCAATGTGGGCACTGCGGACCAGGGTTGGGCACGAAGGCGTCCTCGAGGGCAATGTTGTTTTCGACGGCCCGGCGAGCGTGAGCGATGTTGCCCGCGATCCCCTGGAGGATGTCCCACCACTGCTCGACTTCCGCCGCTTCGTAGGTGAGGGGGATGACGGTACCGGTGGCAAGGTAGCTGAAGCTGATCCGGTAAGCCGGGTAGGTGGGCCAGCGCTCCTGGGCGAGCAGTCGATAGACGCCCGCCTGAAAATCCCACTTCAAGGCTTCGGCATCGGGGATGTGGCTGCCGGATTTGTGATCGATCACTTCGAGGGCACCGTCCGGATGGACGCGCACGAGGTCGGGTTTGCCCATCAACACCCAGCCGGGAGCGGACGGCTCGCCGGTCAGGGCGTGCGTCTTCGTGCGCAGCATCTTTTCGATCGCCAGCTGTTCGCCTTCTCCCCAGCCGTAGGGCTTGCCCAGCCAGTCTGAGAGGCGCTCGCGGGCGGTGAGGTAAGCGTCCTCGGCAACCTCGCGGTCCTCGTAGGCATTCCAGCTGAAGGTGCGCTCAAGCGCCTGGGCTGCCGCCTCGGGCTGCAGCTGCTCCTGTTGCAGCAGTTGTTCGAGCACCGTATGCACGGCCCGGCCCGTGTGCAGTTGGGCGGCGATCACCCGCCGGGAACGGGGCACCTTTACAATCTTGTCGAGGGCGTAGGCGTAACGGCAGCGGGCGTAGGTCTTGAGCGTCGAGGGACTCAAGGTGAGCGCCCGGTTGGCGCTCATGGCTGGGCAGCCTTGGCCCAGGCGACCGGCAGCAATAAAAACTTTTCTGCCCGTGGCACGTAGGCGCGCTGCAAGAAGTTCTGGTAACCGTTGGCGCGCAACTTGGCAAGGATGCGGCGGTAGAGAATGAGCGAGGCCCACACCGGCCAGCGCGCATCCGGGATCAAGTAGGCGATGCCCCGCTCGGCTTCGCGATAAAAAGATTCAGCGCGGGCGATCTGAAATTCCATCAAGTTTGCCCAGCGCTCATCGACGACGTAAGCGAATAGATCGCTCTCGTCGTAACCAAAGCGCCGCAGATCCTCAAGGGGCAGGTAGATGCGGCCCCGCCGGGCATCTTCGCCGACATCGCGCAGGATATTGGTGAGCTGCTTGGCCACCCCGAGGGCCACTGCCCGCCGGCGCGCCTCGGGACTGTCCTCGGCCAGGCCCATCACCGCACAGGACATCAGCCCCACCGTCCCTGCCACCCGGTAGCAATAGAGGTGCAGCTCCTCCCAGCTCTCGTAGCGGTCCTGGCGCACGTCCATGCGCATTCCCTCGACCATGTCGAGGAAGGGCTCGATCTCCAGCGGAAAGTTGCGCACCGTGTCCACGAGCGCCTGATCGTAGGCGTCCTCGGCTCGACCGGCAAAAATCTTGCTCACCCGCTCCTGCCAGCGATCGAGCACGCTCAGATCGGCTGTCGAACTGAGATCGTCCACCAGTTCGTCGGTGCGGCGGCACCAGGCATAGATTGCCCAGATTGCCCGCCGTTTGGCCGGCGGAAACAGCAGTGAGGCAAAGTAAAACGTCTTGGAGTACTCTGCGGTCAGTTGACGGCAGACCTCGTAAGCGTCCGTGTACTTGTCGCTAGCAAGCATGTACGGCATCAAAGCGAATGGAGAGAAAATCGGCGGTCGTACCAGCCCATAGTTTAGCGGAGTGGATCGCCCTCTCCATACTGCTCGCAAAGAACCAGGCGATGAAATCGGCTGAGAGGCAGAGATCGTGGCTGGACTCCAGCCGTCTGTGCCGGACAGCCCTCCTTACATGCCAGCTGTGTCCGAGACCCAGCGGCTGTCCCCCTGCGCCCACAATTCCCATCAAACCCGGCTTTCCTTCGTGCCCCATCGATACAGATTGTAGCGAAAAGTTAAGCAGGCAGCGTCGTCTAATTTCAGTCCTACTAAATTCAGTGTAATTTTCCGCCAACAGCCCCCCTGGGTAAGTTAGTCTTTTAGGTAGACAGGATTCGGCTTGGGGGGAAGAAAGCAGGAGTTGCCGGGTCCTATTTCCTACTTACCTACGCTGTATCGGGTCGAATGGAAGCGCCCCAGTCCTGGTTTATCTACAAACTCCCGGATGGCAGTTGTGAGATCAGCCAGGCAGCAAAGCGCGAGACAGTCGAAAGAAGCTGGGGACCGTTCGCCGATCAGCAAACAGCAATTGCCCGCCGCGTTGGTTTGATCCGTAGTGGCCACTGCAAGCCACGCACCTGAGGGGCAACGAGGGTGTTTTCAGGCATTCTGGAAGAAGTGTTGCCTGGAATGTGACGATGAGTGCTGCCGCCCGTTCTGAAAAATCCGGTCTATTCAGTCTGCCCACGCTGCTCACCGGACTGGGGATCGCCCTGTTCGGTCTTTTTGTCGCGGGCTACATCCTGCAGACCCAGCCGGGGATGGCCGATCTGGGGGCAAATCTGAGCTTTGTGGGCTTAAACTACTTTTTGTTTCCGCTGATTGGCGGCATTACGCTGCGCTTTGCCCAGGTGCAACCCGCTCCCCAGCTTGCGGCACCCCCTGCCGCCATCGACGCGCTGCGCGCCGCCCAGGCGACGGAGATTCAAAAACAGGTGCTCACCGACATCACCGGACGCGCCTACTTTAAGTCAAAGCACATGGCCGACGCCCTCAAGCGCATCGGCCTCAGCCGCCGCGACGACGAGCTGCCGACGCTGGTGGGCTACCGCGAGGAAGCGGACGACGGCATCTACGCCCTGGTGCTGCGCTTTGAATCGCCCAGGGTGAGCCGCCAGCGCTGGGAAAGCTGTCTACCGAAGCTCAGGACCTTCTTTGGCAGGGGCGTGGCCGTCGGACTTGATTTTTTGCCGTTGCCCGCCGGGGCGGCGGAGTCGGAGCTGCTGGTGGAGCTGAGCTTAAAAAGCGCGGCTGAGCCCGCCTGATCTCAGCGGATCGGCACAAAACCTGCCTTCTCGACCAGTTGCTGCCCCTCGCCTGAAAGGAGCAAGTTGGCGTAGGCGGCCCCGGCCTGCTCGTCGAGCTTGCCGTCGCGGCGGATGACGACAAATAGCCGCCGGGTGACCGGGTAGCTGCTGTCGCGGAAGGCCGATTCGTTGACCTGGCCGTTGCTTAAAAACGGCGCTTCGTAGTCGCGGGAGCCGCCCCGCGCCAGGGACAATACCCGCACGGTCTTCTGGCCAATCACCTCAGCGGCGGTGGCAAAGCCGATGCCGCCGCCGGTGGCTGCGACCTTGCGCAGGGCCTCGGTGGTGTCGCGGACAGTGCGCACGTCCGGGCCCAACTCTGAGCCGCCCAGCACTTCTTCTTTGACAAAATCGACCGTCCCCCCGGCCCTGGCGTCGCGGCTAAAGGGAACGATAGGCAGATTCGGGCCGCCCACCTGTCTCCAGTTGGTGAGCTTGCCGGTGAAGATGCCGGAGACTTGGTCAGTAGAGAGGCCCGTTACCTTGATGGCCGGGTTGACAAAAAAGGCGATGCCGTCGATGGCGACCGGCACCTGCTCAAGGGCGATGCCCCGTCCCTTTGCCTGGCTGTATTCGGCATCTTTGAGCGGGCGGCTCGATTGGGCG harbors:
- a CDS encoding phytoene synthase, which gives rise to MPYMLASDKYTDAYEVCRQLTAEYSKTFYFASLLFPPAKRRAIWAIYAWCRRTDELVDDLSSTADLSVLDRWQERVSKIFAGRAEDAYDQALVDTVRNFPLEIEPFLDMVEGMRMDVRQDRYESWEELHLYCYRVAGTVGLMSCAVMGLAEDSPEARRRAVALGVAKQLTNILRDVGEDARRGRIYLPLEDLRRFGYDESDLFAYVVDERWANLMEFQIARAESFYREAERGIAYLIPDARWPVWASLILYRRILAKLRANGYQNFLQRAYVPRAEKFLLLPVAWAKAAQP
- a CDS encoding substrate-binding domain-containing protein; the encoded protein is MVSDVTYVTCPKCGHDRNPSTATNCEICGQRLKGGGGIPPIAWLALAALLLLGGGGFLFWKNSTAKSSSRDTLTAQPDSSGTDTLPRRSNLVKAPNVKLYDTMAAVEQVPAGLFNYGGSTTFAPLRSAQVVDAIAQAHPDFKLRYTEPVNGKPGSGSGIAMLISGELSIAQSSRPLKDAEYSQAKGRGIALEQVPVAIDGIAFFVNPAIKVTGLSTDQVSGIFTGKLTNWRQVGGPNLPIVPFSRDARAGGTVDFVKEEVLGGSELGPDVRTVRDTTEALRKVAATGGGIGFATAAEVIGQKTVRVLSLARGGSRDYEAPFLSNGQVNESAFRDSSYPVTRRLFVVIRRDGKLDEQAGAAYANLLLSGEGQQLVEKAGFVPIR
- a CDS encoding RecB family exonuclease, translated to MSANRALTLSPSTLKTYARCRYAYALDKIVKVPRSRRVIAAQLHTGRAVHTVLEQLLQQEQLQPEAAAQALERTFSWNAYEDREVAEDAYLTARERLSDWLGKPYGWGEGEQLAIEKMLRTKTHALTGEPSAPGWVLMGKPDLVRVHPDGALEVIDHKSGSHIPDAEALKWDFQAGVYRLLAQERWPTYPAYRISFSYLATGTVIPLTYEAAEVEQWWDILQGIAGNIAHARRAVENNIALEDAFVPNPGPQCPHCTFQRVCRFRAYPP
- a CDS encoding DUF2854 domain-containing protein, whose translation is MSAAARSEKSGLFSLPTLLTGLGIALFGLFVAGYILQTQPGMADLGANLSFVGLNYFLFPLIGGITLRFAQVQPAPQLAAPPAAIDALRAAQATEIQKQVLTDITGRAYFKSKHMADALKRIGLSRRDDELPTLVGYREEADDGIYALVLRFESPRVSRQRWESCLPKLRTFFGRGVAVGLDFLPLPAGAAESELLVELSLKSAAEPA
- a CDS encoding IS110 family transposase, whose amino-acid sequence is MQRDGSQNDYQLFVGIDVAALTVTAAWLLTHAKPTAAITLPQTPEGHCQLAERLLAVCPTAAEVLVVIEATGSYWMRLATFLALKGFAVSVVNPAQSHYFARALLKRSKSDALDAQTLAQLAAALQPGLWQPPPEIYYQLQQRLQHRDALLQQRQQLHNQLHALRQFPLVVAAVQASLEQLSHTFDEQIAQMEAQLEALLAQDSLWHQAATKLRTIKGIGSVTAGWVLVSTLNFGCCATVEAAVAYAGLAPRSHRSGTSLHRPERIGHAGNARLRTALYMASLSAIRCNQQIKSFYQRLRAAGKPAKVALCAAARKLLHIAWAVVKTDTPFDAEHGRLVCLQ
- a CDS encoding energy transducer TonB, with amino-acid sequence MTNFDPFEMRLRRQLRSRSYSYEQTLEAYWCEQWQELVEMTPEAIAALYAEQRANISAARTLPGVLRNLRVARPLSQSFLPWQPAGDNPWQRAILVSFVGSITLHALLMALKLPVPEAPPLPTAPKVLLVESAPSPKIAPKPLPPKSEPRPHIVRTDVPQKAKASRPILSTKATTPSESTLSEKALAGSRGTGFGREVGNDNGSASPIGVDDGTGSVTPVEAPPAPPPLVNARPKGAVQPDYPEIALQNNWEGKVIVKAYINADGSVGEVRVARSSGHDELDEAALEAVRRTRFEPAHRSEEAVATWVRVPITFSLD
- a CDS encoding exonuclease, with translation MAEIYVSTDIEADGPIPGPHSMLSFASAAYQADKTLVDTFSANLELLEGASGHPKTMAWWQTQPVAWEACRSDLQPPEQAMRAYSDWLKALPGKPVFVAYPAGFDFTFISWYLYRFTGDNPFSFAALDIKSFAMAMLKTDFRSTVKNKMPGRWFDPLPHTHIALEDAIEQGALFCNMLSENRAAAGYPPVG